A window of Streptomyces sp. Je 1-332 genomic DNA:
ACCAGCACGGCCGTACGTGGGCCCTCGACCCCCGCACGGGGCTCCTGTCGCCCGCGTCCGGCCGCTGCCACGGTTTCGTCCACGCGGGCGGGGAGGCGGCAGCGGCGCTGTACGCGGACCCCGCCGACGAGGAGCCGGTTCTCTGGCTCCAGTACGGCCGACGCCGCTGGAACTGCGACACGGTGGCAGCCCATCAGGCCACCCGCCCGGACGGCACCCGCCGCTTCACCGTCGAGGACACGCGGGGCACGGTCCTCCTCGAACTCCTCTACCCCGCACCGGATACCGGCCCCTTCGACCCGACGTACGACTGGGTGGACGCGGAGGCGGACGACTTCTTCCTCTGGGTGGCGGGCCGCCTGACGGACGGAGACGCAGCGTCGGATACCACACTCCTGACGCACTTCCGGGCTGGTTTCCTCCCAGCCTGAGGTCACAAGTAGCCTTTCCGAGCGATGAGTTGAGGCCTCCCCCGGAGTCTTCACTCACACAAGGAGAAACCGAACAAGACCGGGCCGCGCACAAGGTTCGCGACCCCCACCCGGAGGTACACCATGTGCGCCCACCAGCCCCCGTGCCCGCTCGTCGCGAGCCCCGACCACCTCGCGGCCCGGACCGTCTCCGCCCATCCCGAACAGGGCTGGAGCCTGCTGTGCAACGGCACGATCGTCTTCGACGACACCGGCGAACTGCTGCCGGACGGCCGGGTGGTGGGCGTGGCCAGGACGCCGGCGATGGCGGCCTGAGAGCACGGGGCCGACACGCGCGACCCGACACGCGCAAGGGGTCGCCTTACGGGGCGATCGCACCCAGCAACGCCCTCGCGCACAGGTCTCGTACCTGCGCGCGAGGCAGCAGCTCAGGCTCCTCCAGCCACTCCAGACAGACGGTCACCATGAAGGCGAGCCAGCCGCGCACGGCCAGGCGCAGAGCGGGGGCGTCGTGGGGGGTGGCAGCCGTCTCGGGGTCGGCGGCCAGTGCTTGCAGGATCTGGTCCTCGTGGGCCGCGAGGCCTTCGCGGTAGATCCTGCGGACCGTGGCGTCGCCCGTCTCCTCCGCCCGGTGGAAGGCGCGGAAGCCCTCGGCGTGCGACTCGACATACGCGAGGAACGTCTCAAGGCCCGTGCCGATCTGGTCGCGGACCGGGACTCCGGGCACCGCCGCCGTCAGGCGCAGCATCCGCCGGCTCTCGCGCTGCACCACGGCGGCGAAGAAGTCGCTCTTCGTCGGGAAATAGTGGTACAGCAGGCCGCGTGAGACGCCCGCGATCTCCGCCACCCGCTCGACCCACACGTCGTCGTACGGATTCTGGGCGAAGAGCCGTGCCCCTGCCTGGAGCAGCTGCTCCCTGCGCTCCTCGGTGCTGAGTCTGCGGCGCGTGCGCTCCTGCGGGTTCGCGGCCATGGGAGCACCTTACTTGACGTGGATTCAACAGCGGGCCCAGACTGGAACACCTTATTGAATCCGCGTACAACAGGCTCAACGGGTCTGCGGCTCAAGGGAGATGGCACACATGGCTCAGGTGTCGCAGACATCGCAGGTGGCGGAGGGTCCCGAAACTCCCCCCAAGGGCTTTCGCAGCGCCGAGCTCGGGTGGCCCCGCCTCGATCTCATCCCGCACCCGCCGCGCCGCCTGCCGCTGGTGGGCGACATCCTGGGCGCCAACGTCCGCACGCCGGTGCAGGATTCGATGCGCATCGGCAGCGGGCTCGGTCCCATCTTCCGCCGCAAGGCGTTCGGCAAGGAGATCGTCTTCGTCTGGGGCGCCGGACTCGCGGCCGAGCTTGCCGACGAGTCGCGGTTCGCCAAGCATGTGGGCCTGGGCGTCGCCAACCTGCGGCCGGTGGCCGGTGACGGCCTGTTCACGGCGTACAACCACGAACCCAACTGGCAGCTCGCGCACGACATACTCGCCCCCGGCTTCAGCCGGGACGCGATGGCCGGTTACCACCCGCTGATGCTGGACGTGGCCCGGCAGTTGACCGCCCGCTGGGACCAGAGGGAGGAAGCGGGGCAGCCCGTCGACGTGCCCGGCGACATGACGAAGCTGACCCTGGAGACGATCGCCCGCACCGGTTTCGGGCACGACTTCGGCTCCTTCGAGCGGACCAAACCGCACCCCTTCGTGTCGGCCATGGTCGGCACGCTCTCCTACGCCCAGCGCCGCAACGTCGTGCCGCCCGCGCTCGCCCCGCTGCTGCTGCGCGGCGCGACCCGGCGCAACGCCGCCGACATGGCCTACCTCAACCGCACCGTCGACGACGTGGTCGCGGCCCGCCGCGCCGCTCCGGGCCCCGGCGACGGTGATCTGCTCGACCGGATGCTGGAGGTCGCCCACCCCGACACCGGCGAGCGGCTCTCCGCCGAGAACATCCGCCGCCAGGTCATCACGTTCCTGGTCGCGGGGCACGAGACGACCTCGGGCGCCCTGTCGTTCGCGCTGCACTATCTCGCGCGCTCCCCCGAAGTCCTGGCCCGCGCCCAGGCGGAGGTCGACGAGGTCTGGGGGGACGCGCGGGAGCCCGCGTACGAGCAGGTCGCCAAGCTCCGCTATCTGCGGCGCGTCCTGGACGAGTCGCTGCGGCTGTGGCCGACCGCGCCCGGCTTCTCGCGCCAGGCCCTGCACGACACGACGCTCGGCGGTGCGCACCCGATGCGCGAGGGGGCCTGGGCGCTCGTCCTCGCCACGCTGCTGCACCGCGATCCCGCGGCGTGGGGCGAGCGTCCCGAGGAGTTCGACCCCGACCGGTTCGCCCCTTCGGCGGTACGCGCGCGACCCGCCCACGTCTTCAAGCCGTTCGGCACGGGCGCGCGGGCCTGTATCGGCCGTCAGTTCGCGCTGCACGAGGCGACCTTGGTGCTCGGGCTGCTCCTGCGCCGTTACGACCTGCACGCCGACCCCGGCTACCGTCTGCGGGTCGTCGAGCGTCTCACCCTCATGCCGGAAGGCCTCACGCTGCGGCTCACCCGCCGCGCCAGGGCGGCGTAGAGCTCGATTGTCAGACCCGTGCGCAAGAGTGGAGGGTCCACCGGTGCGAGCCGCCGGTCCTTTCGGTCCCGCGCAGAGGAGCTCTCGACATGACCAGCACGCCGACCCCGGAACTGGCCGCAGCCCAGGCCTGCTTGCGGCTGCTGCACACCGCACGTGCCGCCCTGTCCGGTCCCTCACCGGCCGCGGCGGCCTCGCTCCTCGCCGGACCCATGGCGGAGGCCGACGAGGCGCTGCGCCGCGCGGGCCTGACGGGCAACGAGGCCGAGCTCCTGAACAGGATCTACGACCTGGAGCCCGACCGCCCCGATCCCCGGACGTGCCCCGCTTCGGCCGGTCAGGCCAGTACGGCTGATTCGGCGAGTTCGGCCGGTTCAGCTAGTTCGGTTCCGCAGGCTTCGCGGACTCCACAGGCTCCGCGGGGCCCCTCGACTCCTTGGGCTTCCAGGTGAACTTGTCGCCGCCCACCCAGCGCACCAGATCCGGGTCGTCCACGTCGTGTACGACGACACCCGCCTGAGCGGCCACCTCCAGGACGTCGACGAGTTCCCTGGCCTCGCCGACCACCTCGCCGTCGAGCTCCACGATGCGGAAGGGCGGTCGGCCGGGGTTGACGCCAAGGACCGTGATCCGAGGCTTCGCCATATAGAGGTACGCGCTTTCGGTCATGTCTGGAGGCTTCCACGCTCCGGCTCCATCATGACCATCACGACCTGCCCGTTCGGCCGCTCGGGCTACGTACCGGTCGCCTCGGGGCGCCCGACGAGCCGCTCGGCCGCCGAGCGCGCGGAGGCGAGGGCGCCCTTGCGGTCCGCTCCGCGCTGCCCGAGGACGACCCGCGTGCTCAGACCGTCGAGGAGTGCGAGGAGTTCCCCCGCGCGGCCCGCGGCGTCGTCCACCGCGAAGGCTCCCTGAGCCGCGCCCTGGGCGAGCAGGGCCTCCAGATCCGCCTGCCAGCCGCGGTCCAGATCGTCCTGGGCCGTGCGGAGCGGCGCGTTCGCACCGGCGCGCGCCCACAGCTCGATCCACAGCATCCAGCGGGGATCGCGCGGCCCCTTGGGCAGGTACATCCGCAGGAACCGGTCGAGCTTGCGGGCGGGCGCCGCCCGGCCCGCGAGCAGGGCGCGCCGCTCCTCGGTGAGCGCGGCCTCGCTCCAGCTCAGGGCCTCCAGGAGTAGACGGTCCTTGCTGCCGAAGTAGTACAGGATGTGGCCGCCGCTGGTGCCGAGGCGCTCGGCCAGCGCGGACATGGTGAGCGCGGCGAGGCCGTTCTCGGCGATCGCCGTCATCGCCTCCTCCAGCATCCGGTCCCGCGCGACCTGCCCGTCCCGCCGTCGTGCCACGCCTGCTCCCGTTCCGGTCCCCGCGCCCTGCTCCACCCGACGACCCTATCCCCGCCGTCCCCGGCTGATTTCCCGCAGGGTCTTGACGGCTCCCAGGACCGTGGCGCATTTTGAATGCCGTTCTAGGTAGTAGAACGGCATTCAAAGTCTGGGTGCCGGAGAGTGAGGTGCCCGCATGACGGAAGAGGCCCCGATTTCCGCCGGAACGAAGACCGCCGGAGCGAAGTCCACCGGAACAGGGACCGCAGGAGCGACTACAGGAGCGACGCCCTCCACAACCGCGACCCCCGGGATCGGCACGGGCGTCACCAGCGACGAGGTGTTCCGGGTCGAGACCCACGGCATCGACCCGATCCCGGACGAGGACCGGCACGGCAGCGCCAAGGACCTGTTCTGGCTCTGGTTCGGCTCCAACCTGACCTTCACCTACGTCATCAACGGCGCCCTCGCCGTCAGCTTCGGCCTCAGTTTCTGGCAGGCCACCGCCGTGGTCGTGACCGGCGGGCTCGCCTTCTTCGTCATCAGCGCGGCAGGCCTCAGCGGCATCCGTACCGGCACCGCGACCCTCGTCATCTCCCGCGCCGCCTTCGGCGTCATCGGGAACCTCCCCGCCGGGCTGCTCAACTGGGTGGTCTCCATCGGCTACACCATCGTCAACACCGTGGTCGGCACGCTCGCCCTCGAAGCCCTCTTCGCCGACCTCGGCTGGGCGGGCGGTGACGCGGCACGTGCGCTCGCCCTCGCGGTGACCCTGGCGATGACCTTCGCCGTGGCCATGTGGGGCCACGCCACCGTGCAGCTCGCCGAGCGCTGGATGGCGTACGTGCTCGCGGCCGGCTTCGGGGTGCTGCTCGTGTTCGTGCTGCCCGACGCCGACTTCGGAGCGGCAGCGGGCGGTGGCGCGGGCTTCTCCGACTGGACGCTCGCGTTCGTGGTGATGCTCGCGGGGCCGTTCTCGTATCTGCCGATGCCCGCCGACTACACGCGCTATCTGCCCCGGGACACCTCGCTGCGGTCGATCACCGTCACCGGCGCGCTCGGCGGCTTCGTCTCCTCCGTGGCGCTCGGCGTCGCGGGCGTCGCGGCCGCCACGCAGGCCGACATGACGGACGCCGTCGCGGGGGTGGAGAAGCTGCTCCCGGGCTGGTTCCAGCCGGTGTTCCTGCTGCTCGTGCTCGGCGGCTCGGTCACCAACTCGATCCTCACGCTCTACTCGTCGAGCCTCAACCTCCAGGTGCTCGGCATCCCCTGGAGCCGCGCGAAGGCCATCGTCATCAGCGTCGTCGTGACGGCGCTCGGCTCGCTCGGCGCGCTGTTCCTGACCGACTTCACCGAGTCGCTGCTCAGCTTCCTCTCGCTCCTGATCATCGTCTTCGCGCCGTGGGGCGGAGTGTTCCTCGCCGACATGCTGCTGCGTCGCTGCCGGTACGACACCGGGGCCCTGCACGCCACCGGCCGCGAGGGGGCCTACTGGTACCGGGCCGGATTCCACCCCGCCGGGATGGCCGCCCTGGTCACCGGCATGGCCTTCGCCGCGCTGACCTGCGACTCGGAGCTCTGGACAGGGCCGCTGGTCGCGCCCCTCGGCGGCGGTGACCTCACCCTGCTCGGTTCGGTCGTCGCCGGGATCACGTACTGGGCGCTGGCCGGCCGCAGCGTTCCCCGTCCCTCGCGGGTGGCTGCCTGAAGCAGCACTCCCACACCTCCCGTACGACCCCACACCTCTCGTACGACCCCACACCCCTCGTACGACCCGAACCACCCGCACCACCCAGGAGTTACCTCTCATGACCAGCACCACCCCCAGGCCCGCGGATCTCGTCCTGCGCAACGCCCGCATCCACACCGTCGACCCCGAACTGCCGTCGGCCGAGGCGCTCGCCGTCCTGGACGGGCGTATCGCATGGCTCGGAGCCGACACGGAAGCTGACTCCTGGACCGGCGAGGGCACGCGGGTCATCGACGGCGGCGGGCGCCTGGTCCTGCCCGGCTTCATCGACGCCCACAACCACGTGCGCCTGGGCTCCGACGACGCCTGCGTACAGCTCGCCGGCGCCCGCACCCTCAACGAGATCCACGACCGCATCCGCGCCTGGCGCGCCGAGAACCCGGGCGCCGGCTGGATCGAGGCCGAGGCGTTCGACTACTCCGCCGTCCCCGGCGGCCGTATGCCGAACGCCGCCGACCTCGACCCCGTCACCGGCGACACCCCCGCCTTCGTCCTGAGCTACGACGTCCACACCGCCTGGCTCAACACGGCCGCCCTGCGCCGACTCGGCGTTGACCGCGACCGTACGTCGCTGCCGTTCGGCCGCGCCGAGACCGATCCGGAGACCGGCGAACCCACCGGCTTCATCAAGGACTTCGCGATCAAGGGGCTCTCCCGCGACGGCCATCGGGCACTGCGCGAGCTCGGTCTGCCCTGGGCGTCGCCCGACCGGCAGTACGGACGCCTGGCCAAGAGCCTGGACGATGCGATCGGCTTCGGCATCACCACGGTCGTCGAGCCGCAGAACTCCCTGGACGACCTGGAGTTGTTCAGCCGCGCCCGCGCGGAGGGCCGGCTGCGCTCGCGCATCGTGGCGGCGCTCTTCCATCCGCGCGGCACGTCCGACGCGGACCTGGACGACTTCGCGGACGCCGCGCGGCGCTTCGCGGACGACCGGCTGCGGGTCGGGCCGCTGAAGCTGTACATCGACGACGTCGTGGAGCCCCGCACCGCCGCGCTCCTCGAGCCCTACTCGGGATGCGGGCGGCACCGGGGCGACACGTTCTACCCCGCGCACGAGTTCGCGGAACTGCTCGCGAAGCTGGACGCCCGCGGCTTCCAGTGCTTCGTGCACGCCACCGGCGACCGGGGCATCCGCACGGTCCTTGATGCCGTCGAGCACGCCCGCGCCCTCAACGGTCCGCGCGACGCCCGCCACCAGGTCGTCCACGTCGAGTGCCTGGACCCCGCCGACACCCCGCGCTTCGCCGAACTCGGCGTCGTCGCCTGTATGCAGCCGCGCCACTGCGCCCCCGAGATCGCGGGCCCCGGCCAGGACTGGGCCGAGAACATCGGCGCCGACCGGTGGCACAAGGCCTGGCCGATGCGGAGCCTGCACGAGGCGGGAGCGGTGCTGGCACTCTCCAGCGACTGGAACGTCGCCGAGATGGACCCCATGGCGGGCATTTACACGGCCCTCACCCGCCGCCCCCTCGGCGGCGGCGAAGCCTGGCAGCCGGAGGAGACGCTCGACGCGGAGACGGCCGTCCACGGCTACACGATGGGCTCCGCGTACGCCAACTTCCTTGAGGACGAGCGGGGTTCACTGACGGTGGGCAAGCTGGCCGACTTCGTCGTGCTGTCCCGGGACATCCTGCGGGTGCGGCCGCAGGACATCCCGGGGACGAAGGCCGAGGTCGTGGTGGTCGGCGGCGAGGTGATGCAGGGCTAGCCGAGCGCCTCGACAGCCTTGAGGACCTGCCCGGCGCCGTCCTCCGCCCCCATCCGGCGGGCAACGGCACCGGCGGCTTCCTTGTACGCGGGCTCACGCACCGCACACCGGATCTGCTCGGCGAGGCGCTCGGCCGTGAGCTCCTTGAACGGGATGGGCGCGGTGCCCGCGCCGAGACCGGAGATTCGCGCCGCCCAGAAGGGCTGGTCCGCCATGACGGGCACGGGGATCGCGGGCACCCCGGACCGCAACCCTGCCGCTGTGGTGCCGGCTCCCGCGTGATGGACCACGGCAGCCATCCGCGGGAACAGGGCCGCGTGGGGCACCTCGCCGACGGTCAAGATGTCGTCGCCGTGCGCCACCAGCCCCGCCCGCCCCCCTTGGAGAACTCCCCTCAGCCCGGCCAGGCGCAACGCGGAGACGGCCAGCTCGCCCAGCCGCGCGCCGTCACCCGCGGCTATGCTGCCGAATCGGCCGTGCCCTGGGGTGCGCACTGTTCGTCCTGGGCTGTCCAGCCGTGCAAGGGGTGGAGCGCCGAGAGCAAGGTCCCCTCGGGGCCCGTCGCCCAGCCCGTGTGGGTGACACCGGCGCCGACGACGCGGTGCACGCGCAGCTCGGGGCGGCCCCTGGCCACCGTGACGCTCTCCACACGC
This region includes:
- a CDS encoding cytosine permease: MTEEAPISAGTKTAGAKSTGTGTAGATTGATPSTTATPGIGTGVTSDEVFRVETHGIDPIPDEDRHGSAKDLFWLWFGSNLTFTYVINGALAVSFGLSFWQATAVVVTGGLAFFVISAAGLSGIRTGTATLVISRAAFGVIGNLPAGLLNWVVSIGYTIVNTVVGTLALEALFADLGWAGGDAARALALAVTLAMTFAVAMWGHATVQLAERWMAYVLAAGFGVLLVFVLPDADFGAAAGGGAGFSDWTLAFVVMLAGPFSYLPMPADYTRYLPRDTSLRSITVTGALGGFVSSVALGVAGVAAATQADMTDAVAGVEKLLPGWFQPVFLLLVLGGSVTNSILTLYSSSLNLQVLGIPWSRAKAIVISVVVTALGSLGALFLTDFTESLLSFLSLLIIVFAPWGGVFLADMLLRRCRYDTGALHATGREGAYWYRAGFHPAGMAALVTGMAFAALTCDSELWTGPLVAPLGGGDLTLLGSVVAGITYWALAGRSVPRPSRVAA
- a CDS encoding amidohydrolase, with protein sequence MTSTTPRPADLVLRNARIHTVDPELPSAEALAVLDGRIAWLGADTEADSWTGEGTRVIDGGGRLVLPGFIDAHNHVRLGSDDACVQLAGARTLNEIHDRIRAWRAENPGAGWIEAEAFDYSAVPGGRMPNAADLDPVTGDTPAFVLSYDVHTAWLNTAALRRLGVDRDRTSLPFGRAETDPETGEPTGFIKDFAIKGLSRDGHRALRELGLPWASPDRQYGRLAKSLDDAIGFGITTVVEPQNSLDDLELFSRARAEGRLRSRIVAALFHPRGTSDADLDDFADAARRFADDRLRVGPLKLYIDDVVEPRTAALLEPYSGCGRHRGDTFYPAHEFAELLAKLDARGFQCFVHATGDRGIRTVLDAVEHARALNGPRDARHQVVHVECLDPADTPRFAELGVVACMQPRHCAPEIAGPGQDWAENIGADRWHKAWPMRSLHEAGAVLALSSDWNVAEMDPMAGIYTALTRRPLGGGEAWQPEETLDAETAVHGYTMGSAYANFLEDERGSLTVGKLADFVVLSRDILRVRPQDIPGTKAEVVVVGGEVMQG
- a CDS encoding cytochrome P450 yields the protein MAQVSQTSQVAEGPETPPKGFRSAELGWPRLDLIPHPPRRLPLVGDILGANVRTPVQDSMRIGSGLGPIFRRKAFGKEIVFVWGAGLAAELADESRFAKHVGLGVANLRPVAGDGLFTAYNHEPNWQLAHDILAPGFSRDAMAGYHPLMLDVARQLTARWDQREEAGQPVDVPGDMTKLTLETIARTGFGHDFGSFERTKPHPFVSAMVGTLSYAQRRNVVPPALAPLLLRGATRRNAADMAYLNRTVDDVVAARRAAPGPGDGDLLDRMLEVAHPDTGERLSAENIRRQVITFLVAGHETTSGALSFALHYLARSPEVLARAQAEVDEVWGDAREPAYEQVAKLRYLRRVLDESLRLWPTAPGFSRQALHDTTLGGAHPMREGAWALVLATLLHRDPAAWGERPEEFDPDRFAPSAVRARPAHVFKPFGTGARACIGRQFALHEATLVLGLLLRRYDLHADPGYRLRVVERLTLMPEGLTLRLTRRARAA
- a CDS encoding TetR/AcrR family transcriptional regulator, producing the protein MLEEAMTAIAENGLAALTMSALAERLGTSGGHILYYFGSKDRLLLEALSWSEAALTEERRALLAGRAAPARKLDRFLRMYLPKGPRDPRWMLWIELWARAGANAPLRTAQDDLDRGWQADLEALLAQGAAQGAFAVDDAAGRAGELLALLDGLSTRVVLGQRGADRKGALASARSAAERLVGRPEATGT
- a CDS encoding DUF5999 family protein, whose product is MCAHQPPCPLVASPDHLAARTVSAHPEQGWSLLCNGTIVFDDTGELLPDGRVVGVARTPAMAA
- a CDS encoding helix-turn-helix domain-containing protein; this encodes MAANPQERTRRRLSTEERREQLLQAGARLFAQNPYDDVWVERVAEIAGVSRGLLYHYFPTKSDFFAAVVQRESRRMLRLTAAVPGVPVRDQIGTGLETFLAYVESHAEGFRAFHRAEETGDATVRRIYREGLAAHEDQILQALAADPETAATPHDAPALRLAVRGWLAFMVTVCLEWLEEPELLPRAQVRDLCARALLGAIAP